AACAGCATGCCGACTTTCGCGGTGCTGCCATCGGCGTAGTGATAACGGGGGTTGCGATCCAGCACATTATTCGAAATGACAATATTGCGGCAGTCGTCAATGCGCATGTTATGCGTGTAGCCTTTCCACATCGTATTGCCGGTAATCGTCACTCCACGGGCGCTGGTGACTTCAATATTGGTTTGCACATCGGAGAGGACATTGTCGGCGATGGTGATGTTCCCGTCGCGGTATTCTTCGGAATGCGGGCGGATGCGGGCATGTTCGTTGATGCGGATGTTAGCGGAACCGGGGGCAAAATGATCGTGTTGAATCGTGTTGCCGACGATCGCGATTTCCCCGACCGAGGCCCCTTCTGAATCGATCAGTACATTCGCCGTCGGTTCCGAGTTCTCGTCTCCCATATTGCCTTCAATATCACACGTGCCGATATGAATGTTGCGAATGTCCCCTTTGCGGACCACGACACCGCCGCCGGCGTTATAGGAAATGTGGCAACCAACGATATTGGACTGATGAATGTTGACGTGATCGTAAAAGATACCCGCACCGCGGTTCTGATAAATGTGACAGTTGGAAACGATCAGATTCCGATTGCGTTTGACAAAATGAATCCCATGCAGCGCGCGGCGGATCGTGAGACGAGTGAGTGTGATCTGCATCGTTCCCGTCGCTTCGATGCCGCAGGCTTCCGGATGATCGCCCACAATTTCCAGGCCGTCCACGAGCGGAGAACGTTGTTTCAACCAGACATTTTCTTTGACTGTCTTCGGGCTGGCGGTTCCTTCATGGGTGCCGATGAAGCGGAACGCGGGCCCCGCGCCCGCCATGATGATCGTGGCGGTGCCATCCGAACTGACAGAAGTCGGCCCCAGTTGATCCAGATCGATGCTGATCGTTTTCGTGATGCGATAGACGCCTTTGGGGAATGTGATCTGCCCCTGCCCGGAATCGACGGCGCGCTGGATGGCGTCTGTGTCATCTGTTTTCCCATCTCCGGTCGCACCAAACGTTTTGACGGACGGCGTTGCTGTCACATTAGCCGGCGCGTCGTTGTTTTGTGAATTACCGGGTTGCGAAGAAATCACCAGGAAGCCGATGACCAAAAGCGTTGAGAAACTGATCAGGATGCCGCGCATAGGGAGATACCTTGACTGAAATGGTTGAAGTTCTGAGTGATTCACTGCAAGCCCCATTGTAAGCAGAACGGCTGAAGAATCTCAAATCGGAAGCCACTGATTGATTGAACTGGGCGAGACCCAGATCAAGCACGAGAATCAGATTTTCAAGCCGGATAATGACTCATCGCGACTTTCTTTCCGGGCTGATGTGGTTTATCTTGTGCTGAAATGATGAATCTTCTTTCTTAAAGAAACATATATAAAGAACCGTAAAAAAGATGATCGACCGACCTGACAACCCCGAATTTTCGCCCGGTGACCGGGACTTACTTCAGCTGCATACGCGCTGGATGCGGTTTGCTTATGACGAAGCACGCGCCGCATTTGAAGAAGACGAAGTACCGGTCGGCGCTGTGATTGTGCATCAGGATCGGATCATTGCCGCCGCGCATAATCAACGCGAAACATTAAGCGACCCGACAGCACATGCCGAGATGATTGCCATTACGCAAGCCGCTGAATCGCTCGGTTCATGGCGGCTGTCCGACTGTATTTTGTATGTCACACTCGAACCTTGTCCGATGTGTGCCGGCGCGATTATTCAGTCCCGCATTCCGCTGGTCATCTATGGCACGCCCGATGAAAAAGCGGGCGCCTGTCACTCGTTATTTCAAATCACCAGCGACACAAGATTGAATCACCAAAGCACAGTCATCAGCGGAGTGATGCAGGAAGAGTGCCGCACGATTCTGCAGGAATTCTTTCGTCAAAAACGGGCGGAAGGAAAAAAGTAACGTGAGTGTGAATCGTTTTTTTCTTTGCGCGCACGTGAATGAAATCACTTCCGAACTGGTTCAGATCTTGCGCATTTTTGAGACGCATGAAATAATCACGATATGATGAAATGGAATTTGTCAAGTGATTTTCGGGGAAAAGAAAGCTCCTTAAAAATCGTTTTATTTTTTGATTCGTTTCAGCTTGTCCTTCTGTCAGCAGTTTGACAAAATGTGTCTTACAATAACTTTTCACAATTCTACAGATTCATTTCTGAAATATCTTTGAGGCGAGCGAATGCATATTATCTCTCGTGAAGCGAATGAGAGTATCCTCATCGGGGAACATACGGTTGTTAAAGTGCTTGAAGTATTTGGGGATCGTGTAAAACTGTCGATTGAAACTCCCGGGGCGGAACCTGCCTACTGGGAAAAGGTTGTCTACCTGGACCAGTCTGTTGAGGCTGAGGAACTTGAATCTGTTCAAATCGGCGGGTAATTTCCCCTCTCAGAACAGAAACTACTGTAGATGATCTGAACTGGGGAATATCCCCCAGTCATTCTCTAAAGAAGCGGCGCTTTCTCGCCGCGCAAGCCTTGGCGTTTTTGCGAGAATGTCTCACAATAGACGTGTCAGGAGATTTTTCTCTCGGCTTTTTATTGTGAAGCCTGCTAAAATCAGGCAAATACGTCGTTCAATCTATCAATCACTGTGAGGCAAATTGTGCCCGCCATATCGGAACAGGATGGGGAATCGCTCGGCTTAGAGTCCCGACAGCTACCGAGACATATTGCCATTATCATGGATGGCAATGGCCGGTGGGCGTCGCGTCGCGGTTTTCCACGCATCGAAGGACACCGCCAGGGCGTCAACAGTGTTCGCACGGTCGTGGAAGAATCCACGCGGCTAGGCATCGAACAATTGACACTGTACTGCCTGAGCAGCGAGAACTGGAAACGGCCCGCATTGGAATTAAACCTGTTGATGCAACTCTTGAAAAAGTTTGTCATCGGTGAACGGGAAGAAATCATGCGGCAAAATATTCGCTTCACGACCATTGGTCGACGTAGCGATCTTCCCAAGGATGTCCTCGCCGAAGTCGATAAAACGATTCATGAGAGCCAGGAAAATACCGGCATGCAACTCTGCCTGGCACTCAATTATGGCAGTCGATCCGAAATCGTGGACGCGGTGAAATCGATCGTCTCCGAAGTCGAACAGGGAAATCTCAAAGCAGACGAGATCGACGAAGAGGTCATTTCATCGCACCTTTATACCGCCGGCATGCCCGATCCCGATCTCGTCATTCGCACCGCTGGTGAAATGCGGGTCAGCAATTTTCTGTTGTGGCAGATCAGTTATGCCGAACTGTGGGTCACCGATACCTATTGGCCGGACTTCTCTGTTTCTGATTACTGGCAGGCACTGCGTGACTTCGCCGCCCGCGACCGCCGCTTCGGTGGGTTGAAAGGATAACGCAGCATGCTGGGCTGGCGGTTACTTGTCTCTGCAATCCTGATTCCCCTGCTGTTCGGATTGTTCTACCTCGATCAACGTGCCGGCAGCGGCGCTCCTTATCTGTTGGGGCTATGTTTACTGCTGGCCATCCGGGGGAGTTATGAAATGACGAGCCTGTTGACGGTGCGCAATCTGGCGCCCCGTTTCTCGATGGTTTCTCGCTGGTCATTTCTGATTTGTGCTGTTGCCTGGATTCCGTATACCTGGGGGGAGTCGCAGCCACAAATCATGTCCCTGGCACTGATGTCAGTCACGTTTGCGATTGCGATCATCGTCATTTTTCTGGTGGAAGCGACCGGGTTTCGGGAACCCGGGCAGAGCATGGAACGAATTGGTGCAGAAATTCTCTCTGTTTCCTACGTCGGCTTTTTGCTCGCCATGCTGGCCCAGCTGCGCTGGGTCATCGGTCCTGAAACCGGCTACCTGGCACTTGGCTCGCTCATCATCAGCGCTAAAATGGGAGACATCGGCGGCTACACCTTCGGCCGCTTATGGGGAAAAACCAAACTGATACCACGCCTCAGCCCTGGAAAAACGCAGGTCGGCGGTGTCGGAGCGATTTTGGGTGCCGCTCTGGGGGCATTTCTCTGGCTCCAGTTCACGCCTTCGCTGTTCAACGCAAACTGGTCGGCGCCTGCCTGGTACTGGTCGATTCTGTTCGGCGCGATCATCGGCGTTGTCGGTCTGGTAGGCGACTTGTGTGAATCGCTTATTAAACGGGACGTCGGTAAAAAAGACTCCGCCGAACTCTTGCCCGGCTTTGGGGGTCTCTTGGACCTGCTGGACAGCCCGCTTTACGCCGGCCCGGTCGCATTCCTGCTCTGGAAATTTTTGCCGCTGATTACTGTTTCTAATTGAAACAATTCTTCATCGGCACGCAGGTTACACCAGCGTAACTGCGGGAGTGAATTGGCGAGTTGTGGCAGATAGGCGTCTACAAACCCGTTTTCGGTGAGTTCACACACACTCTGTCCTGACGGAAATTCAACCGATTTCAATAGAATCAGTTCGTCGGCCGGCCAGGTGAGTGTAATCCAGGCCGCAATCGAATCGCTGGTCACATCCCAAGACTCTGGCAGAGTTGCGAAATCAGAAGACGACGTCTGTGTTAAGTACTCGTACGCACAAAGCACGGGAGTGCGGCCCGCGTTCCAGACCTGGGCCGCTGCTGAAGGAGAGGACACCAGACTCGCATCGGGCAGCAGCGCACACAACAGACGCTCATTCAGCATCATGGCTTGAATCGCCAGCCAGTGCGATTTCGATTCCCCCAGGTGATGTCTTCGGTCCCAGTCGCGCACCAGATCTGCGGCTGTTCCGCCTCCGCAAACAATCAGAGGCGTTGCGTTTTCCAGGTGGTCCAATACTCGTTGCAACCGGGTGCATAGATCGGGCAAGTCAAACAGACTGCCGCCGACTTTGATCACGGAGACGCACATTGGGCACTCCTGTTTCTGCCCGAGCTACTTTGAACCACACATCAGTCGATGATTTTGGAAATCTGATATTCCACCAAACCACACGCGCCGGCGGCTTTCAGTTTGGGAACAATCGTCCGCACAACGGTCTCGTCAATAATCGTGCTGATGGCAACCCAGTCGGGATCGGACAGCGACGAAACAGTGGGCTTCTGTAATGCGGGCAGCAGATCGAGCACTTTTTCGAGATCCGCACGTTCCACGTTCATCAACAGGCAAACCTTGCCTTCTGCGGCCAGACAGGATTCGAGCATCATCGCGATGTTCTCAAGCTTCTCGCGCTTCCAGGGATCTTCGAACGATTGTTTATTGGCAATGAAGCGGGTTGTGCTCTGCATCAACTCTTCCACGATCCGCAGATTATTCGCACGCAGCGAAGAACCGGTTTCGGTCACTTCCACAATCGCATCGGCCAACTTGGGTGGCTTGACTTCGGTCGCCCCCCAGGAAAATTCCACTTTGGCTTTGACGCCATGCTGTTCCAGATAGCGCTCGGTCATGCCGACGACTTCCGTGGCGATCCGTTTGCCTTCTAGGTCTTTGACAGATTGGATCGGCGAGTCTTCGGGCACGCACAGCACCCAGCGAACCGGGCGGCGGCTGACTTTCGAGAAGATCAGTTCACAAATTTCATGCACATCGGCGCCCGTTTCCAGAATCCAGTCATGTCCGGTAATCCCGGCGTCCAGAATGCCCTGATCGACATAGCGGGCCATTTCCTGAGCCCGGATCAGTAAACATTCGATTTCTTCATCGTCGATCGAGGGATAATACGAGCGGGATGAAAATTTGATGACGTAGCCGGCGCGTTTGAACAATTCCGCCGTCGATTCCTGTAAGCTTCCCGCGGGAATACCGAGCTTTAAGACCTTCTCAGACATGGTTTTGGTTTTCTGAATGCGTTAGTTTGGTGCGTAATGTGTATAATATTAACGGTTTATGTTCATGGGTCTGCCTGAAGCAGACACCACAAGCCTGTTAGATGCATGTGCGTCTGCAGGACACGACTGCCGCACAATGGTTCCCTGCGCGTACTCTAACAGCTCAAAAACCCCAATTCCAGTAGTCCGGAACGAGAATGTTCGTAGAAATTCCCAATCTGTGGGCTTCCATCAAGCGCGGAGTTTCTCTAGGATCGTGCAGACATCGACTCAGGATATACGATTCCGGCCCATTTTTCACTGCAGGAATCTGAATATACAAGTTGTTTCCACAGATATTTTTTTATGAGTAAGGAGAAAGTCCTCGATGGCCGAGCAAAAAGCCACCAACGTCACCTGGCATGATCACCATGTCTCCAAAGAACAACGCTGCAAGCAGAACGGACACAAGGGAGCCGTACTTTGGTTCACCGGTCTGAGCGGATCGGGCAAGAGCACGATCGCCAACACCGTCGATCACAAGCTGTTTGAAATGGGAAAACACACGTTCGTTCTGGACGGCGACAACATCCGTATGGGCCTCAACAAAAACCTGGGCTTCTCTCCTGAAGATCGTACTGAAAACATCCGCCGCATCGGTGAAGTTTCCAAATTGTACAACGACGCCGGCATCCTGGTGATGACTGCCTTCATTTCCCCTTACCGTGAAGACCGCGATCAGGTTCGCGAAATTCTGGGCGATGGCGAGTTCATTGAAGTCTACGTCAAAGCTTCTCTGGAAACCTGCGAAGAACGCGATCCCAAAGGGCTCTACAAAAAAGCCCGCGCTGGTGAGATCAAAGGGTTCACCGGAATCGACGCTCCTTACGAAGAACCGGAAAAAGCAGAACTGGTTCTGGATTCCGATGGCAAAGGCATCGACGATCTGGCCGACGAAGTCGTCGCCTACCTCGAATCCAATGGATACCTGACCTACGCGTAATGCGTGCCGGCAAAAAACCGTGCGAAAATTCAAACCTCAGGAAGTGACAAGCTTCCTGAGGTTTTTTCGTTTGCCTGTGATTGTTTTTTACGACCACGAAAAGCACGAACACACACGAAAATGATCTGACCGGGTGATCCCAAATGCAATTCGAGATTGCCGCAGGCAACAGGAAATTGTCAGAGAACGCAAGCGAACCCGTAACAACGGAACGATCAAATCAGCGTAGGGGTTGGTCTATGTGCCAACCCGCCTGGCGAGGTTCGATTTTGTATCACGCATGCAAAGGAACCGGCAAAATGTTTCGGAAGTCATCACACAACCTCCCTCCTCCCGTGTGCCACCGCTCGGCTTGCCCGACGGTGCCTTCGTAAACGACGGAATACTCTGCTTATGTAAGATTGTGACAAGCCGACGCTGACCCCAAAACCTCCTGCTCGCTGCGCTCGGCCCGAATTACATTCGGGCTTACCCATTTGGGGGGTGTTAAATAAGTGAGATGTACGTTTTCCCAATCACTGTTGGCAAGTATTTAGACCGGATACTATCCTGACCCAATTCGTTTTTACTACCACAAAAAACACGAACGCACACGAACATAATCTAACGGGGTAGTCTCGAATGAAATTCGAGATTGCCGCAGGCAACAGGAGGTTGCAGAGAACACGAACGACCCCATAACAACGGAACGATCAAATCAGCGTAGGGGTCGATCCATGTGTCGACCACTGCTTTTTCTACTATCGGAGCGTTTTCCTTTTCACTGTTGAATAGTGCAGCCACCAAAAATAGAAATCAAAGTTCAGCTTTAAGAATTGAATGAAATCGGTTTCGAACTTCACGTTCCTGTTTATCGATCTTTCCATCAGCATTAGCAACTTTATCTAGACATTTCTTAATTGCATCTTGCTGTCGAGGATCGGTTATTTTTTGTAATTCCTCACAAGTTTCATTCAAAACTTGATCATAGCTAGAATTTCTCGCACGTATTACAAACTCACGCATCCGCTGATCAATCTCTGAATCATCCCACGGTGCTTTGATTCGTTTCATGAGATCAGTTATTTTCTGACGTTCCTCTACAGAAGCATTACGGTCTGCTAACATCATACAACAGAGTGTATTAAGAATCGTTTGGAATTTCTGTTCGGCTCTCTTTTTACGCCTCTCTATTGCTTGAGCTCGACGCTCCTCTGCAATTTTTCTGACTGGTTTTTGAGCTAGTTGTTGCATGCTGGAAAAACTGACTGGAACATTATCAGATGTTATCTGATTACTAGCATATAGAGATAAATCTATTCCAGAACCTTCGAGTTTTAGAATTCCATATTTCATTTCCGGAATTTTAACATTATTGTTGAAGCGTTTGTCAGGAGAACCATCTTTGTTTACAAACCGCCATGTTTGACCGACTATATTCGAATCACGTGTTTTTGACACCAAGCCCCTTTCTTGAAGGATTTCCGAGTCCGTTGAAAACGCTAAATTTGCATAACTGATCCCTCCCGCCCGTGCTCCTTGAAATACCAGTATATGATCAGGCATAAAATAAAAGTCTTTTTGAAATGCATGCATATGCCATACTTTAAAATCCAAATCCAACAAAGGGGGAGAACTTAATGAAAATGTAACACCGGCGAATTCAGGTTGTGTCTTTGCACCTCCAGAATAACGGGAATCCTCAAAGTGACGTCGACCTTTGTAGAGTAAAACCGCTCCACACTGATTGAGCAACGAAATAGATTCATTGATATTATTAAAAGCGGTTTCCCCTTTTCCCTCTATACGATATGAAAAATTTACGTGTCGTCTTGAATGATCTAATTTTGCGACGTTGACTAAAATGAAAATACTTCCTGGAATCAGAAATAATCCAGTGAAGATCATCAACACGACAGGAAAGGTTGCAAAAAAAGGAATCAGAAACCAGAGAAAATACAAGAACGAAACAAGTCCGATTGCCCAAGGCATAAACGCTATATTTTGCTTCCGTTTTTCTATGTCTTTGAGAATTGCTATCAAGTCAGTATCAAAGCAGACCTCATCGTGTTCTACCATCTCAATTTTACTGATATTGGATTGCCCGCGAGCTCGTTTTGACCCATCAAGTGCTGCACTTGTTTCACGTTTTTGCTTTTCTGCGAAAGAGATTGCTTTGACTTTTTTTTCAGATGAGAGGTCAAGATACGAAAACCCTTCATCGGTGATTCCGATTTCGTACGAACTTGAATCATCTTCGACAAAACTGAAATGGTCTAAGAAAGAGAAGAATGTATTATTTGAGTGGGTGGATTTGCTCATTGCTGACTTTATTAAATGAAGTCACTTTTTTCAGAATTACACTTCCTGCACAAGATTTGGAGATTCTCGGTTGAGGTCGATCCACCTTTCGATAGGGGGATAATGTGATCAAACTCAAGGTAATCATCTGCATTACAAATGACGCATCGTCCGCCATCCCGATACCATACTTCACTTCGTATTTCATCTGGAATGTAACGAGTATCTTGAGAACTTTTCTTTTCCAAACCTCTTGATTTACGAATCAGAAACATAACTGCTTCCTGCAATTCGAATAAAACACCAGGGTCAACTTTTCCTTGCAAACGGTAGTCCCCACCACCTTTACCTGATGATACAGATAGTGACAGTTTTGGTGTTCGCTGATATTGAAATTTGATATCGAAAATATTCTTGTATTTCACTTCATGCGATTTATGTAATCCAATAAAACGCAGTCGGATGCTACCGACATATAACGTTCCATCTAATTTCTTCAGTTTGTTTCCGACTCGATGTTGATAAGTAATTGAGAGCGCATAATGCAGTTTTTCACCGGGCTGTAGAATTAAGCCGTTCGATTCGAGAGTCGGTAGATTCCCTTTTCGGATTTCAAATATTCGGGAATATAACTCAAGATCCATTAAGCAGGCTTTCAACAGATCTTGAGCGTTGAGAAATTTGGTCAGAGCTCTGATATGTTCTTCATCTCCCTCACAAATTTCCCCACGGGCTTTAATCGCACCTAAGGCAGTGGCTAAAACTTCTTTTTTATTTGGGACTGAAAGTTTTTTTAAATCTTTTTGGGTTAGTCCAAAGCGGTTGGCCACAATTGCCAGTTTGGTCATTTCATCCTGAGTGAGAAGATCATCATTCAAAGAATTGGCTAAGAGAAATGAATAGTAGGAAAGCGCCTGTTTGGAGATAGCTTTATTAATATCTCTTTTTTTGAGGTCAAAGAAACGAGATGTTTTCTCAAGCAGTTTCTGTTCGTCTTCGGTGAGTTCTCCATCTGAGACTGCCTCACGAAAAACTCTTTTGTAAATCATCAAGCCGATTTCGTAATCAAGCTTAACGATCAATTCATCATCCAAATCCAGCAAGCGGACAACATGCTCAAGAAGAGTGGACTCCTTGGGAGTGATCTCAAGGTCTTTCGTACATCGATAGTAAATTTCACGGTAGATTGCCGAAGCAGCTTGTGTATAACTCTCTTTAGAAAAAGTAAATTTCTCTAAGAGTCTTTTTAGAGAGTCATCCGGTTCTGATGCTAGATTTTTAGATTCACTTAAGGCAACGTAAAGAATCTTCTGAATATGTGACGCACCAACTTGCGTATTCTTTTGAGGATTAGTTAATTCTTTCATGTTTCCTGCAACTCACATAAGACCATATAAAACCCTTATTCAGTCTATCTTTATGTATAGTTACATGCAAGCAGTGGGACTCTGACAGATCCAGGACGTTATATTTTTCCTACCGTTTTTCTGCTGAGTCAGATTCACCTTCCTGCTTTCAGTTCATCTTGCCCCTCCCGTGCCGATTCGTATCTTATTCCTAGTCCAGGCCCAGTAGTTTGTCGAGGCGTTCGCGGGCGGTTAGTTGTTCTTGCACGGTTGCGTTTGGATCTCTGAGGATGTTGCGGTAGAAGACGTATGCTTCGGCGCGGTGCTGTTTTTTTTTCAATACACGGCGTCGATGTTCGGCATGAATCAGGGCGACGGTTTCAGGCGTGAATTGCTGATTGTCGTTCAATAGCTTGAGCAGCCGCGCTTGTTTGAGCTCTCTCAGACTGGGAATTTGAAAACGGGGTTTTGACATGAAATCGTTCATCAATCTTTTGCCTTTCTGTTTCGTTTGCTTCTGGAAACGGGTTGCCCACGGGTTGCATCTTGGGGAAGGGCGCGCGGGTGTCAATGGGGAGGCGAAAAAAAGAACGCTTGTGATAGACCATGATCACACAATGATTCTCAATGAAGCCTTGCGAAGACTCACGAAGTGGAACGATGCGATAGGGAACACTGCGAAGCAGTCGCAGCGAGTTTTAAGAAATGTGGCTCTACACAGGGACTTTTATAGTGCGAATTTCGACAGGCTGCGACGTGTTTACCGGTGCAAATCCTGTTTGCTCGCGCGCGCGACGTTATCTCCGCATCTTTCGCATCGGCGCGTTGCTGTCAAGAGGCCTTTATCCACTACAAAACAGGGACCAATTGCGAATAACTCGCAAAATGAATCGCCGGCCTCGGGCTCGTTGGTGCGACAACGCCGGTCAGGCTGCGGCGCGCTGTTCAGCCGGTTGTTCGTGCTGCTGCTCAACTGCGAACTGCTGACATTCCTGAACTACGTTCGCGACGAACTGTTTGGCGGTGAGGTGCTCTTTCAGATAGCTGGTGACTTTAGCAACTCGAGACGAGAAGTAATACGGACGCAAATGATAACGCAGCGGCGTCGCTCCGTTGATCACCTGCATGGTGTTCTCGTAGTTGGAGGCGTCGATGTTCGGAGCTGAAGCCTCACTACAGGAAAACAGCATCTGCAGATTCGGATCTTCGCTGCAGCCGAACTGCTGCTCGAGTTTAAAGCCACAACTCTCGGCCAGCATTTTGAGACTGGAGGGAGTGAAATTATGAATGTGAGCGTAATGGAACATTTTGCTGCGACGGGCGAAGGGAGCCGCGATGTTCGGGCATTCGACGTAGAACTGTCCGTCGTCGGCCAGCATGCTGCGAATGTATTCCAGTGCGCGACGCGGCGAGTTGAAGTGCTCGATCACATGGATGAGCAGCACCAGCTCGCGGCTGTGGTCGCGGGGCTGTTCGAACAGATCGCCACGCACGACGTTGGTCAGCAGTTTTTGTTGCGAGTAGGTTTGAAAGCCTTCCCCCGGTTCGATGCCGCTGGCAGAGTGGCCGTTCAATTCGAAAACTTTGACGGTACAGCCGATGCCGGCTCCGACTTCGAAAACTTTGGCGTCGGGTTCAATGTGAGACTGCAGCTGACTGAAAATGCGTTCGCCGTTTTTCCAGGCACGCATCACACGACGATCCGAGGGAGTCATCTCGCCGTGATAGCTCTGGCGGTATTCGGTGGCATAATAACGGGCGAGTTCTTC
This genomic interval from Gimesia alba contains the following:
- the hisG gene encoding ATP phosphoribosyltransferase; this translates as MSEKVLKLGIPAGSLQESTAELFKRAGYVIKFSSRSYYPSIDDEEIECLLIRAQEMARYVDQGILDAGITGHDWILETGADVHEICELIFSKVSRRPVRWVLCVPEDSPIQSVKDLEGKRIATEVVGMTERYLEQHGVKAKVEFSWGATEVKPPKLADAIVEVTETGSSLRANNLRIVEELMQSTTRFIANKQSFEDPWKREKLENIAMMLESCLAAEGKVCLLMNVERADLEKVLDLLPALQKPTVSSLSDPDWVAISTIIDETVVRTIVPKLKAAGACGLVEYQISKIID
- the cysC gene encoding adenylyl-sulfate kinase, whose product is MAEQKATNVTWHDHHVSKEQRCKQNGHKGAVLWFTGLSGSGKSTIANTVDHKLFEMGKHTFVLDGDNIRMGLNKNLGFSPEDRTENIRRIGEVSKLYNDAGILVMTAFISPYREDRDQVREILGDGEFIEVYVKASLETCEERDPKGLYKKARAGEIKGFTGIDAPYEEPEKAELVLDSDGKGIDDLADEVVAYLESNGYLTYA
- a CDS encoding amino acid kinase family protein, whose translation is MCVSVIKVGGSLFDLPDLCTRLQRVLDHLENATPLIVCGGGTAADLVRDWDRRHHLGESKSHWLAIQAMMLNERLLCALLPDASLVSSPSAAAQVWNAGRTPVLCAYEYLTQTSSSDFATLPESWDVTSDSIAAWITLTWPADELILLKSVEFPSGQSVCELTENGFVDAYLPQLANSLPQLRWCNLRADEELFQLETVISGKNFQSRNATGPA
- a CDS encoding HNH endonuclease, yielding MKELTNPQKNTQVGASHIQKILYVALSESKNLASEPDDSLKRLLEKFTFSKESYTQAASAIYREIYYRCTKDLEITPKESTLLEHVVRLLDLDDELIVKLDYEIGLMIYKRVFREAVSDGELTEDEQKLLEKTSRFFDLKKRDINKAISKQALSYYSFLLANSLNDDLLTQDEMTKLAIVANRFGLTQKDLKKLSVPNKKEVLATALGAIKARGEICEGDEEHIRALTKFLNAQDLLKACLMDLELYSRIFEIRKGNLPTLESNGLILQPGEKLHYALSITYQHRVGNKLKKLDGTLYVGSIRLRFIGLHKSHEVKYKNIFDIKFQYQRTPKLSLSVSSGKGGGDYRLQGKVDPGVLFELQEAVMFLIRKSRGLEKKSSQDTRYIPDEIRSEVWYRDGGRCVICNADDYLEFDHIIPLSKGGSTSTENLQILCRKCNSEKSDFI
- a CDS encoding phosphatidate cytidylyltransferase; the encoded protein is MLGWRLLVSAILIPLLFGLFYLDQRAGSGAPYLLGLCLLLAIRGSYEMTSLLTVRNLAPRFSMVSRWSFLICAVAWIPYTWGESQPQIMSLALMSVTFAIAIIVIFLVEATGFREPGQSMERIGAEILSVSYVGFLLAMLAQLRWVIGPETGYLALGSLIISAKMGDIGGYTFGRLWGKTKLIPRLSPGKTQVGGVGAILGAALGAFLWLQFTPSLFNANWSAPAWYWSILFGAIIGVVGLVGDLCESLIKRDVGKKDSAELLPGFGGLLDLLDSPLYAGPVAFLLWKFLPLITVSN
- the tadA gene encoding tRNA adenosine(34) deaminase TadA, whose translation is MIDRPDNPEFSPGDRDLLQLHTRWMRFAYDEARAAFEEDEVPVGAVIVHQDRIIAAAHNQRETLSDPTAHAEMIAITQAAESLGSWRLSDCILYVTLEPCPMCAGAIIQSRIPLVIYGTPDEKAGACHSLFQITSDTRLNHQSTVISGVMQEECRTILQEFFRQKRAEGKK
- a CDS encoding isoprenyl transferase, which codes for MPAISEQDGESLGLESRQLPRHIAIIMDGNGRWASRRGFPRIEGHRQGVNSVRTVVEESTRLGIEQLTLYCLSSENWKRPALELNLLMQLLKKFVIGEREEIMRQNIRFTTIGRRSDLPKDVLAEVDKTIHESQENTGMQLCLALNYGSRSEIVDAVKSIVSEVEQGNLKADEIDEEVISSHLYTAGMPDPDLVIRTAGEMRVSNFLLWQISYAELWVTDTYWPDFSVSDYWQALRDFAARDRRFGGLKG
- a CDS encoding carbon storage regulator, with amino-acid sequence MHIISREANESILIGEHTVVKVLEVFGDRVKLSIETPGAEPAYWEKVVYLDQSVEAEELESVQIGG
- a CDS encoding TerB family tellurite resistance protein, with protein sequence MSKSTHSNNTFFSFLDHFSFVEDDSSSYEIGITDEGFSYLDLSSEKKVKAISFAEKQKRETSAALDGSKRARGQSNISKIEMVEHDEVCFDTDLIAILKDIEKRKQNIAFMPWAIGLVSFLYFLWFLIPFFATFPVVLMIFTGLFLIPGSIFILVNVAKLDHSRRHVNFSYRIEGKGETAFNNINESISLLNQCGAVLLYKGRRHFEDSRYSGGAKTQPEFAGVTFSLSSPPLLDLDFKVWHMHAFQKDFYFMPDHILVFQGARAGGISYANLAFSTDSEILQERGLVSKTRDSNIVGQTWRFVNKDGSPDKRFNNNVKIPEMKYGILKLEGSGIDLSLYASNQITSDNVPVSFSSMQQLAQKPVRKIAEERRAQAIERRKKRAEQKFQTILNTLCCMMLADRNASVEERQKITDLMKRIKAPWDDSEIDQRMREFVIRARNSSYDQVLNETCEELQKITDPRQQDAIKKCLDKVANADGKIDKQEREVRNRFHSILKAEL
- a CDS encoding right-handed parallel beta-helix repeat-containing protein, giving the protein MRGILISFSTLLVIGFLVISSQPGNSQNNDAPANVTATPSVKTFGATGDGKTDDTDAIQRAVDSGQGQITFPKGVYRITKTISIDLDQLGPTSVSSDGTATIIMAGAGPAFRFIGTHEGTASPKTVKENVWLKQRSPLVDGLEIVGDHPEACGIEATGTMQITLTRLTIRRALHGIHFVKRNRNLIVSNCHIYQNRGAGIFYDHVNIHQSNIVGCHISYNAGGGVVVRKGDIRNIHIGTCDIEGNMGDENSEPTANVLIDSEGASVGEIAIVGNTIQHDHFAPGSANIRINEHARIRPHSEEYRDGNITIADNVLSDVQTNIEVTSARGVTITGNTMWKGYTHNMRIDDCRNIVISNNVLDRNPRYHYADGSTAKVGMLLTNCDGCTISGNHINGTGDETAALEIRDSRRMNVTNCTILDYAKEGLLLKNVSDSRVSDCLIRSDLPNSETAHSIKVSGGKDNQIVDNVFGNQKQLE